CCCCCGAAGAGGACGTGCAGGTAGTTATATTCCCTCTCAGAGAGCCTAGACATGACTGGTTGCCTCTGGAGAGGCATTGGATACGCAGGTCTAGCTAGCACACCTCTTTCCCTGAGCATCCTCACGACTTCATCCCTCTTCGATCCTACCCTTATAGGATAGAGGTGCCAAACTGGTTCGGCCCACTCCGCGCTTACCGGCGTCTCTACTATCCCAGAGAGTTCCTCTGTATATCTGGAGGCAATCTCTCTCCTCCTATAATTGAATTCATCCAGTTTTCGCAGCTGAACTAGGCCTATTGCTGCATTCATCTCGGTCATCCTGTAATTGAAACCCACGTAGTGATGCTCGTATTTCGAGACTTGGCCTTGGTCCCTTATGGCCTTGGCCCTCTGATACACGTACTCGTCATCTGTGGTTATGATTCCCCCCTCCCCCGTTGTCATGTTCTTGGTGGGATAGAAACTGAAGGCACCGGCCTCCCCTATGCTCCCCACCTTCCTCCCCTTGTAGAGGGCCCCGTGTGCTTGGGCGGCATCCTCCAACAGGAACACCTCTCTATCCCCTACAACTTCTCTGATCGAATCTAGATCAGCAGGATGACCGTGGATATGGACAGGAATGACTGCCCTGACTTTCGGGGTGAGCTTCCTTCTCAGATCTTCAGGGTCCATTGTTCCCGTCCTAGGATCCACATCAACGAATACGGGTTTTGCCCCACTGAGTATCACAGAAGAGGCTGTCGCATAGAAGGTGTAGCTGGGAACAGCCACCTCATCTCCCGGACCTATTCCAAGTGAGATTAGAGCTACATGCAGGGCGGCGGTTCCGTTCGATACCGCCACAGCGTATTTGCTACCGACGTAGGATGCGAATTCGTTCTCGAACTCCTCAACCAGCTTGCCCTGAGCTAGCATTCCTGACCTGAGCACTTCGGCAACTCGGCT
This genomic stretch from Thermoproteota archaeon harbors:
- a CDS encoding DegT/DnrJ/EryC1/StrS family aminotransferase; the protein is MIPIARPCIGEEEISRVAEVLRSGMLAQGKLVEEFENEFASYVGSKYAVAVSNGTAALHVALISLGIGPGDEVAVPSYTFYATASSVILSGAKPVFVDVDPRTGTMDPEDLRRKLTPKVRAVIPVHIHGHPADLDSIREVVGDREVFLLEDAAQAHGALYKGRKVGSIGEAGAFSFYPTKNMTTGEGGIITTDDEYVYQRAKAIRDQGQVSKYEHHYVGFNYRMTEMNAAIGLVQLRKLDEFNYRRREIASRYTEELSGIVETPVSAEWAEPVWHLYPIRVGSKRDEVVRMLRERGVLARPAYPMPLQRQPVMSRLSEREYNYLHVLFGGVDYSNVETPNAERLTKEVLYLPIFHCMKDEEVDRVIKEVKAVLSSI